One stretch of Chaetodon auriga isolate fChaAug3 chromosome 18, fChaAug3.hap1, whole genome shotgun sequence DNA includes these proteins:
- the tmem18 gene encoding transmembrane protein 18, protein MTDQKPENISSIPIDGFSNLRITSIWTFLMSVQWSEPWLIGLLGFHVVCLGLTVVSCRYYRAQICHFLLMVGLVYSAEYLNELAAMNWRSFSNFQYFDSKGMFISLVYSIPLLLNTVIIVMVWVYRTFSTMTELKTLQLKRKARREKREKND, encoded by the exons ATGACGGACCAGAAACCTGAAAATATCAGCTCTATCCCCATTGACGGGTTCAGCAATTTAAGAATTACATCGATATGGACgtttctcatgtct GTGCAGTGGTCGGAGCCTTGGCTCATCGGACTGTTGGGgtttcatgttgtgtgtttgggCCTGACTGTGGTCAGCTGCAGGTATTACAGAGCTCAGATatgtcacttcctgctcatGG TTGGCCTGGTTTATAGTGCCGAATATTTGAACGAGCTTGCAGCCATGAACTGGAG gtcTTTTTCTAATTTCCAGTACTTTGACTCCAAGGGCATGTTCATATCTTTGGTCTACTCTATTCCTCTTCTGCTGAATACAGTCATCATTGTG ATGGTGTGGGTGTACAGGACCTTTTCCACCATGACTGAACTGAAGACACTTCAGCTCAAGCGAAAGGCTcgcagagagaagagagagaagaatgaCTGA
- the LOC143336235 gene encoding uncharacterized protein LOC143336235: MKPKSLPSMLLDRSSAAETLNSQVAKYERHVDCVDHHQESLHHSGNSDRRPAVDNSRQTEKSRREIHFAFLPERYEPLIDEEAQVKAKEEKKKRKKEQYKKVKKNVGKALRATWKCLMLGLYNFALGYSTPITVAATFVPDFHPGRNTT, translated from the exons ATGAAGCCCAAATCTCTTCCATCGATGCTGCTTGACAGaagttcagcagcagagaccCTGAACTCACAAGTAGCAAAATATGAACGACATGTGGACTGCGTGGATCACCACCAGGAGAGCCTCCATCACTCGGGAAACAGTGACCGCCGGCCAGCGGtggacaacagcagacaaacgGAGAAGAGCCGCAGGGAAATCCATTTTGCCTTCCTGCCAGAGAGGTACGAGCCACTGATAGATGAGGAGGCACAAGTCAAGgcaaaagaagagaagaagaaaaggaagaaggagcAGTACAAAAAAGTGAAGAAG aaTGTTGGTAAAGCACTTCGTGCCACATGGAAGTGTCTAATGCTCGGTTTGTACAATTTTGCCCTGGGCTACTCTACTCCGATCACAGTGGCTGCTACCTTTGTGCCTGATTTTCACCCAGGCAGAAACACCACCTGA
- the LOC143336232 gene encoding structural maintenance of chromosomes protein 6 isoform X1 has translation MPRRESSSVCDRPLKRVKPTTTEEEVTDENIDGTDQQDYLVSKQVLGAGEVVSDAGIVESITLKNFMCHSNLGPFAFGPNINFVVGNNGSGKSAILTALIVALGGNAQATNRGSSLKGFVKEGESSADVSITLRNQGRDAYRPEVYGSVITVDVRITRDGLRTYKLRSESGQLVSNKKEELLSILDSFNVQVNNPVSVLTQEMSKYFLHSKGEGDKYKFFMKATQLEQMREDFVYIKTTKAITEDKVEQHSECLKDLKRKYLEKEDRYKSLASLDEMQTKLEELQKQMAWALVAEMEKELEPKKEKLESNRRATEKYDQKVDEWKNNVEAAERKQKQTQEQLDGITQQLSGHQSKCAELKAKVQRENTTFKSSEVTVHRCKANLRDLENDKVQLSSRINDLKLSISQTTGVESQARMERMEQIQAELENLRHQISTLGQQIDQYEHACSRAKEEQGKMRREKEILNKSMDSSRRNLQTLESSRSNRLRRFGEHMPALLNAIQEAHRRGQFKHRPRGPLGYLISLKDPELALAIEVCLKGQLQAFTCDNYDDEKVLKDLMAKVFPPGRRPAIITSSFLPNVHDTRRRAVNHPEYPSVLQALEIEDPVVANCLIDQRGIESVLLIKNRTEARRVMQGRNCPQNCTQAFSKEGDQIFSNRNYAAEQSRANCLSGDVEEEIRHLQKEIENQKAQANRFQQQMKKLDDDIKQNQGLLRRTHIDQKTAKDNATKLELELTDLRNVEEPQSEDLKPLEDALKEIVTKISSKRVKYNEAQAQMAEHKASYEKAEQEYQQHKDQINTIAEEADSKKEELSKIDQEVMKCKHHKKHYDEKRSAHLHDIQTLEASLESKEQELQASVAKATQICPERLEIRRTARSLDSEISRLKVKITTQQEQQGDREEVVRQYHEALETYKNMAQQVKNLKSFIKSLDSVMNHRLQVYTDLRRFLSARCKYYFDSMLAQRGYTGSMTFDHKNETLSISVQPGQGNKADLSDMRSLSGGERSFSTVCFVLSLWAITEAPFRCLDEFDVYMDMVNRRISMDMMLKVAAGQRYRQFIFLTPQSMRSLPVSDIISILRLKDPERGQNTQSQDEEQ, from the exons ATGCCACGAAGGGAAAGCAGCTCCGTCTGTGACAGGCCCCTCAAACGGGTCAAACCTACTACTACGGAGGAAGAAGTGACAGATGAAAATATTGACGGTACCGACCAGCAAGATTATCTGGTGAGTAAACAG GTGCTGGGTGCTGGTGAGGTGGTGAGTGATGCAGGGATTGTGGAGAGCATCACACTGAAGAACTTCATGTGCCACTCTAACCTCGGCCCCTTCGCTTTTGGTCCCAATATAAACTTTGTTGTCGGCAACAATGGAA GTGGAAAGAGTGCCATTCTGACAGCTCTCATAGTTGCCTTAGGCGGGAATGCACAGGCCACAAACAGAGGATCATCCCTCAAGGGATTTGTGAAGGAAGGAGAAAG CTCAGCTGATGTATCGATCACCCTGCGGAACCAAGGAAGGGATGCTTACAGACCTGAGGTGTATGGTTCAGTCATCACTGTGGACGTGAGAATAACGCGTGACGGGTTGAGAACGTATAAACTGAGGAGTGAATCAG GTCAACTTGTCtcaaacaaaaaggaagaaCTCCTGTCCATCCTGGACAGTTTTAATGTACAG gtCAACAATCCCGTGTCAGTGCTCACTCAAGAGATGAGCAAGTACTTCCTACACTCCAAAGGAGAAGGGGACAAATATAAG TTTTTTATGAAAGCTACCCAGCTGGAGCAGATGAGAGAGGACTTTGTCTACATTAAAACCACCAAAGCTATCACAGAGGATAAGGTTGAACAACATAGTGAA TGCTTGAAAGACCTGAAGCGGAAGTACCTGGAGAAAGAGGACCGTTACAAGAGTCTGGCATCACTAGACGAAATGCAGACCAAATTGGAGGAGTTGCAGAAGCAAATGGCGTGGGCTTTG GTGGCTGAGATGGAGAAGGAGTTGGAGCCAAAAAAGGAGAAGCTGGAGTCAAACAGACGTGCTACAGAGAAGTATGATCAGAAGGTGGATGAATGGAAg AATAACGTGGAGGCAGCTGAGAGGAAGCAAAAGCAGACCCAGGAACAGTTGGATGGGATCACGCAGCAACTCTCGGGCCACCAGTCCAAATGCGCTGAGCTTAAGGCCAAGGTCCAGAGGGAAAACACCACTTTCAAGTCCAGCGAG GTCACTGTCCACAGATGCAAAGCTAACCTGAGGGACCTGGAAAACGACAAGGTTCAGCTGTCCTCGAGGATAAACGACCTCAAGCTGAG CATCAGTCAGACAACAGGAGTGGAGAGCCAGGCTAGGATGGAGCGTATGGAGCAAATACAGGCTGAGCTGGAAAACCTAAGACACCAGATCTCCACTCTGGGCCAGCAGATTGACCAGTATGAGCATGCCTGCAGCCGTGCCAAGGAGGAACAAGGAAAGATGAG gagagagaaggaaataCTCAATAAGTCCATGGACAGCAGCAGACGGAACCTGCAAACTCTTGAGAGCAGTCGGTCCAATCGCCTGCGCCGTTTTGGGGAGCACATGCCTGCACTCCTCAACGCCATCCAGGAAGCTCACAGAAGGGGCCAGTTCAAGCACAGACCTCGAGGACCTCTGG GTTACCTTATTAGCCTGAAGGACCCAGAGCTGGCCCTGGCTATAGAAGTATGCCTTAAAGGGCAGCTGCAGGCCTTCACGTGCGATAACTATGATGATGAGAAGGTGCTGAAGGACCTCATGGCCAAAGTGTTCCCACCTGGCCGCAGACCTGCCATCATCACCAGCTCTTTTCTCCCAAATGTCCATGACACAAGaaggag GGCCGTGAACCACCCTGAATACCCCTCTGTGCTTCAGGCTCTAGAAATTGAGGACCCAGTAGTGGCCAACTGCCTGATAGATCAAAGGGGTATAGAAAGCGTTCTACTCATTAAG AATCGTACAGAGGCTCGGAGAGTGATGCAGGGCAGAAACTGTCCTCAGAACTGCACCCAGGCCTTCTCGAAGGAGGGAGACCAGATCTTCAGTAACCGCAATTACGctgctgagcagagcagagccaacTGCCTCTCAGGAGATGTTGAGGAGGAGATCAG GCACCTACAGAAGGAGATTGAAAACCAGAAAGCTCAGGCAAATCGcttccagcagcagatgaaaaagtTAGATGATGACATCAAACAGAACCAAGGGCTGCTGAGAAGAACCCACATAGATCAGAAGACAGCCAAA GATAATGCCAcaaagctggagctggagctgacgGACCTGAGGAATGTGGAAGAGCCTCAGTCAGAGGACCTCAAGCCCCTG GAGGACGCTCTGAAGGAGATTGTCACTAAGATCTCGTCCAAGCGCGTCAAGTACAATGAGGCACAAGCTCAGATGGCTGAGCACAAGGCGTCCTACGAGAAGGCGGAGCAGGAGtaccagcagcacaaagaccaGATCAACACGATCGCTGAGGAGGCCGACTCCAAAAAG gaggagctgagtaAGATTGATCAGGAGGTGATGAAGTGCAAGCATCACAAGAAACACTATGACGAGAAACGCAGTGCCCATCTCCATGACATACAGACCCTCGAGGCCTCCCTGGAAAGCAAGGAGCAGGAACTTCAG GCATCTGTGGCCAAGGCCACCCAAATCTGTCCGGAGCGTCTGGAGATACGACGGACAGCCAGGAGTCTGGACAGTGAGATCAGCCGCCTCAAGGTTAAGATCACTACCCAGCAGGAACAGCAGGGGGACCGCGAGGAGGTTGTGAG GCAGTATCACGAGGCTCTGGAGACCTACAAGAACATGGCACAGCAAGTGAAGAATCTGAAAAGCTTCATCAAAAGTCTGGACAGTGTTATGAACCACAGACTCCAGGTTTACACTGATCTCAGGAG GTTCCTCTCAGCCCGCTGTAAATACTACTTTGACAGCATGCTGGCCCAGAGAGGCTACACTGGAAGTATGACCTTTGACCACAAAAATGAGACCCTCTCCATCTCA GTGCAGCCAGGCCAGGGAAACAAGGCTGACTTGAGTGACATGCGCTCCCTGTCCGGAGGCGAGCGCTCCTTCTccactgtttgctttgttctctctctctgggccATCACAGAGGCGCCTTTCCGCTGCCTCGACGAGTTCGATGTTTACATG GACATGGTGAACAGGAGGATATCAATGGACATGATGTTGAAGGTGGCTGCTGGTCAGCGCTACAGGCAGTTCATTTTCCTCACTCCACAGAGCATGAG GTCTCTTCCAGTGAGCGACATCATCTCGATCCTCCGTCTCAAAGATCCAGAACGcggccaaaacacacagagtcaagACGAAGAACAGTGA
- the LOC143336232 gene encoding structural maintenance of chromosomes protein 6 isoform X2, translating into MPRRESSSVCDRPLKRVKPTTTEEEVTDENIDGTDQQDYLVLGAGEVVSDAGIVESITLKNFMCHSNLGPFAFGPNINFVVGNNGSGKSAILTALIVALGGNAQATNRGSSLKGFVKEGESSADVSITLRNQGRDAYRPEVYGSVITVDVRITRDGLRTYKLRSESGQLVSNKKEELLSILDSFNVQVNNPVSVLTQEMSKYFLHSKGEGDKYKFFMKATQLEQMREDFVYIKTTKAITEDKVEQHSECLKDLKRKYLEKEDRYKSLASLDEMQTKLEELQKQMAWALVAEMEKELEPKKEKLESNRRATEKYDQKVDEWKNNVEAAERKQKQTQEQLDGITQQLSGHQSKCAELKAKVQRENTTFKSSEVTVHRCKANLRDLENDKVQLSSRINDLKLSISQTTGVESQARMERMEQIQAELENLRHQISTLGQQIDQYEHACSRAKEEQGKMRREKEILNKSMDSSRRNLQTLESSRSNRLRRFGEHMPALLNAIQEAHRRGQFKHRPRGPLGYLISLKDPELALAIEVCLKGQLQAFTCDNYDDEKVLKDLMAKVFPPGRRPAIITSSFLPNVHDTRRRAVNHPEYPSVLQALEIEDPVVANCLIDQRGIESVLLIKNRTEARRVMQGRNCPQNCTQAFSKEGDQIFSNRNYAAEQSRANCLSGDVEEEIRHLQKEIENQKAQANRFQQQMKKLDDDIKQNQGLLRRTHIDQKTAKDNATKLELELTDLRNVEEPQSEDLKPLEDALKEIVTKISSKRVKYNEAQAQMAEHKASYEKAEQEYQQHKDQINTIAEEADSKKEELSKIDQEVMKCKHHKKHYDEKRSAHLHDIQTLEASLESKEQELQASVAKATQICPERLEIRRTARSLDSEISRLKVKITTQQEQQGDREEVVRQYHEALETYKNMAQQVKNLKSFIKSLDSVMNHRLQVYTDLRRFLSARCKYYFDSMLAQRGYTGSMTFDHKNETLSISVQPGQGNKADLSDMRSLSGGERSFSTVCFVLSLWAITEAPFRCLDEFDVYMDMVNRRISMDMMLKVAAGQRYRQFIFLTPQSMRSLPVSDIISILRLKDPERGQNTQSQDEEQ; encoded by the exons ATGCCACGAAGGGAAAGCAGCTCCGTCTGTGACAGGCCCCTCAAACGGGTCAAACCTACTACTACGGAGGAAGAAGTGACAGATGAAAATATTGACGGTACCGACCAGCAAGATTATCTG GTGCTGGGTGCTGGTGAGGTGGTGAGTGATGCAGGGATTGTGGAGAGCATCACACTGAAGAACTTCATGTGCCACTCTAACCTCGGCCCCTTCGCTTTTGGTCCCAATATAAACTTTGTTGTCGGCAACAATGGAA GTGGAAAGAGTGCCATTCTGACAGCTCTCATAGTTGCCTTAGGCGGGAATGCACAGGCCACAAACAGAGGATCATCCCTCAAGGGATTTGTGAAGGAAGGAGAAAG CTCAGCTGATGTATCGATCACCCTGCGGAACCAAGGAAGGGATGCTTACAGACCTGAGGTGTATGGTTCAGTCATCACTGTGGACGTGAGAATAACGCGTGACGGGTTGAGAACGTATAAACTGAGGAGTGAATCAG GTCAACTTGTCtcaaacaaaaaggaagaaCTCCTGTCCATCCTGGACAGTTTTAATGTACAG gtCAACAATCCCGTGTCAGTGCTCACTCAAGAGATGAGCAAGTACTTCCTACACTCCAAAGGAGAAGGGGACAAATATAAG TTTTTTATGAAAGCTACCCAGCTGGAGCAGATGAGAGAGGACTTTGTCTACATTAAAACCACCAAAGCTATCACAGAGGATAAGGTTGAACAACATAGTGAA TGCTTGAAAGACCTGAAGCGGAAGTACCTGGAGAAAGAGGACCGTTACAAGAGTCTGGCATCACTAGACGAAATGCAGACCAAATTGGAGGAGTTGCAGAAGCAAATGGCGTGGGCTTTG GTGGCTGAGATGGAGAAGGAGTTGGAGCCAAAAAAGGAGAAGCTGGAGTCAAACAGACGTGCTACAGAGAAGTATGATCAGAAGGTGGATGAATGGAAg AATAACGTGGAGGCAGCTGAGAGGAAGCAAAAGCAGACCCAGGAACAGTTGGATGGGATCACGCAGCAACTCTCGGGCCACCAGTCCAAATGCGCTGAGCTTAAGGCCAAGGTCCAGAGGGAAAACACCACTTTCAAGTCCAGCGAG GTCACTGTCCACAGATGCAAAGCTAACCTGAGGGACCTGGAAAACGACAAGGTTCAGCTGTCCTCGAGGATAAACGACCTCAAGCTGAG CATCAGTCAGACAACAGGAGTGGAGAGCCAGGCTAGGATGGAGCGTATGGAGCAAATACAGGCTGAGCTGGAAAACCTAAGACACCAGATCTCCACTCTGGGCCAGCAGATTGACCAGTATGAGCATGCCTGCAGCCGTGCCAAGGAGGAACAAGGAAAGATGAG gagagagaaggaaataCTCAATAAGTCCATGGACAGCAGCAGACGGAACCTGCAAACTCTTGAGAGCAGTCGGTCCAATCGCCTGCGCCGTTTTGGGGAGCACATGCCTGCACTCCTCAACGCCATCCAGGAAGCTCACAGAAGGGGCCAGTTCAAGCACAGACCTCGAGGACCTCTGG GTTACCTTATTAGCCTGAAGGACCCAGAGCTGGCCCTGGCTATAGAAGTATGCCTTAAAGGGCAGCTGCAGGCCTTCACGTGCGATAACTATGATGATGAGAAGGTGCTGAAGGACCTCATGGCCAAAGTGTTCCCACCTGGCCGCAGACCTGCCATCATCACCAGCTCTTTTCTCCCAAATGTCCATGACACAAGaaggag GGCCGTGAACCACCCTGAATACCCCTCTGTGCTTCAGGCTCTAGAAATTGAGGACCCAGTAGTGGCCAACTGCCTGATAGATCAAAGGGGTATAGAAAGCGTTCTACTCATTAAG AATCGTACAGAGGCTCGGAGAGTGATGCAGGGCAGAAACTGTCCTCAGAACTGCACCCAGGCCTTCTCGAAGGAGGGAGACCAGATCTTCAGTAACCGCAATTACGctgctgagcagagcagagccaacTGCCTCTCAGGAGATGTTGAGGAGGAGATCAG GCACCTACAGAAGGAGATTGAAAACCAGAAAGCTCAGGCAAATCGcttccagcagcagatgaaaaagtTAGATGATGACATCAAACAGAACCAAGGGCTGCTGAGAAGAACCCACATAGATCAGAAGACAGCCAAA GATAATGCCAcaaagctggagctggagctgacgGACCTGAGGAATGTGGAAGAGCCTCAGTCAGAGGACCTCAAGCCCCTG GAGGACGCTCTGAAGGAGATTGTCACTAAGATCTCGTCCAAGCGCGTCAAGTACAATGAGGCACAAGCTCAGATGGCTGAGCACAAGGCGTCCTACGAGAAGGCGGAGCAGGAGtaccagcagcacaaagaccaGATCAACACGATCGCTGAGGAGGCCGACTCCAAAAAG gaggagctgagtaAGATTGATCAGGAGGTGATGAAGTGCAAGCATCACAAGAAACACTATGACGAGAAACGCAGTGCCCATCTCCATGACATACAGACCCTCGAGGCCTCCCTGGAAAGCAAGGAGCAGGAACTTCAG GCATCTGTGGCCAAGGCCACCCAAATCTGTCCGGAGCGTCTGGAGATACGACGGACAGCCAGGAGTCTGGACAGTGAGATCAGCCGCCTCAAGGTTAAGATCACTACCCAGCAGGAACAGCAGGGGGACCGCGAGGAGGTTGTGAG GCAGTATCACGAGGCTCTGGAGACCTACAAGAACATGGCACAGCAAGTGAAGAATCTGAAAAGCTTCATCAAAAGTCTGGACAGTGTTATGAACCACAGACTCCAGGTTTACACTGATCTCAGGAG GTTCCTCTCAGCCCGCTGTAAATACTACTTTGACAGCATGCTGGCCCAGAGAGGCTACACTGGAAGTATGACCTTTGACCACAAAAATGAGACCCTCTCCATCTCA GTGCAGCCAGGCCAGGGAAACAAGGCTGACTTGAGTGACATGCGCTCCCTGTCCGGAGGCGAGCGCTCCTTCTccactgtttgctttgttctctctctctgggccATCACAGAGGCGCCTTTCCGCTGCCTCGACGAGTTCGATGTTTACATG GACATGGTGAACAGGAGGATATCAATGGACATGATGTTGAAGGTGGCTGCTGGTCAGCGCTACAGGCAGTTCATTTTCCTCACTCCACAGAGCATGAG GTCTCTTCCAGTGAGCGACATCATCTCGATCCTCCGTCTCAAAGATCCAGAACGcggccaaaacacacagagtcaagACGAAGAACAGTGA